One window of Mediterraneibacter butyricigenes genomic DNA carries:
- a CDS encoding HAD family hydrolase, which yields MMNTVVFDLGNVLVDYNGGVCVDMLGYTGEVKKELIHAIFLSDAWKAGDEGSVTPEEQLTQFINNAPHLEKEIRDVYEHLDGSIRKFDYTEEVLAHFRKAGFKLYYLSNYGEYLFEKTKYELDFLRKFDGGIISYREKLMKPQKEIYNLLMTRYNIKPNDAWFIDDRPENVEAANAVGMHGIVFDSHTVEEILTGKYTGGQER from the coding sequence ATGATGAATACAGTGGTGTTTGACCTGGGAAATGTCCTGGTCGATTATAACGGCGGTGTCTGTGTAGACATGCTGGGATATACGGGAGAAGTGAAAAAGGAACTGATCCATGCTATTTTTCTGAGTGATGCATGGAAAGCAGGAGACGAGGGCAGCGTGACACCGGAGGAACAGCTGACACAGTTTATAAACAACGCTCCGCATCTGGAAAAAGAAATCAGAGATGTCTATGAACATCTGGATGGATCTATCCGTAAATTCGATTATACAGAAGAAGTGCTGGCACATTTTCGGAAAGCCGGGTTTAAACTCTATTACCTTTCAAATTATGGGGAGTATTTGTTCGAAAAAACAAAATATGAACTGGATTTTCTTCGAAAATTCGATGGCGGAATCATTTCTTATCGTGAAAAGTTGATGAAACCACAAAAAGAAATTTACAATCTTCTGATGACGAGATATAATATAAAACCGAATGATGCCTGGTTTATTGATGATAGACCGGAAAATGTGGAGGCAGCAAATGCTGTTGGCATGCATGGAATTGTATTTGACAGTCATACTGTGGAAGAAATATTAACAGGAAAATATACCGGAGGACAAGAAAGATGA
- a CDS encoding TIGR03936 family radical SAM-associated protein: MKARIKFRKYGHLKFIGHLDVMRYFQKAMRRAEIPIAFTSGYSPHMIMSFASPLGIGLTSDGEYMDIELREPIASKEAVRRLNEVGIEGIEVLNLVEIEDSKKMGGMSIFAGADYLVYPKNGEFPEHWKGHIGDFLAQDAVNIVKKTKRSEKEVDILPMIYQMEVRDQGIFMQLAAGSAENLKPNLVMEAFVKYLGEEETYREIEYQFHRLEMYADMGKDERKLVSLESLGHEIMEEMADPKERTESAESSAG; the protein is encoded by the coding sequence TTGAAAGCAAGAATTAAATTTCGAAAATATGGACATTTAAAATTCATCGGACATCTGGACGTGATGCGCTATTTTCAGAAAGCGATGAGAAGAGCAGAGATTCCAATTGCGTTTACATCAGGTTACAGTCCGCATATGATCATGTCATTTGCAAGTCCTTTGGGAATCGGGCTGACCAGTGACGGAGAATACATGGATATTGAGCTGCGAGAGCCGATTGCGTCCAAAGAGGCGGTAAGACGTCTGAATGAAGTTGGAATCGAAGGAATCGAGGTATTAAATCTGGTTGAGATTGAAGATTCCAAGAAAATGGGCGGAATGTCTATCTTTGCAGGGGCTGATTATCTGGTATATCCGAAAAATGGAGAATTTCCGGAACACTGGAAGGGTCATATCGGGGACTTCCTTGCGCAGGATGCCGTAAACATTGTAAAGAAAACAAAACGAAGTGAGAAAGAAGTTGATATCCTTCCTATGATTTATCAGATGGAAGTAAGAGATCAGGGGATCTTTATGCAACTTGCCGCAGGAAGTGCCGAGAATCTGAAGCCGAATCTGGTGATGGAAGCTTTTGTAAAATATCTGGGAGAAGAGGAAACGTACCGGGAGATCGAGTATCAGTTCCACCGATTGGAAATGTATGCGGATATGGGAAAGGACGAAAGAAAACTTGTGAGTCTGGAAAGTCTGGGACATGAAATCATGGAAGAAATGGCTGATCCGAAAGAAAGAACGGAAAGTGCAGAAAGTTCTGCAGGCTGA
- the yhbY gene encoding ribosome assembly RNA-binding protein YhbY, translating into MTTKQRAYLKGLAMTMEPIFQIGKGSISPSLVAAISEALEARELIKISVLKNCADDPKELAQIVAERTRSQVVQVIGKKIVLYKEGKDEKKKIILP; encoded by the coding sequence ATGACAACAAAACAGCGTGCATATCTGAAAGGACTGGCAATGACGATGGAACCGATTTTCCAGATTGGAAAAGGAAGCATTTCTCCCAGTCTGGTAGCGGCTATTTCAGAGGCACTGGAAGCGAGAGAGCTGATAAAGATCAGTGTACTGAAGAACTGTGCCGATGATCCGAAAGAACTGGCACAGATCGTGGCCGAAAGAACCCGTTCCCAGGTGGTTCAGGTGATCGGAAAGAAGATTGTACTTTATAAAGAAGGAAAAGACGAGAAGAAAAAGATTATCCTTCCATAA
- a CDS encoding ribosomal-processing cysteine protease Prp, translating into MIHVTIFMSDRHECMGFRTSGHAEMAESGKDIVCAATSMLIINTMNAIETYTDDAFTQEVDQETGMIEYHLLNRPTHDADLLLKAMILGLEESAGSNDYKKYIKVDIEEV; encoded by the coding sequence ATGATTCATGTAACCATTTTCATGAGTGACAGGCATGAGTGTATGGGATTTCGGACTTCCGGGCATGCTGAGATGGCAGAGAGCGGAAAGGATATTGTATGCGCAGCGACTTCCATGCTGATCATCAATACCATGAACGCGATCGAAACCTACACAGATGATGCATTTACGCAGGAGGTCGATCAGGAGACAGGAATGATAGAATATCATTTACTTAACCGCCCCACACACGATGCAGACTTATTGTTGAAGGCAATGATTCTCGGATTAGAAGAATCTGCCGGATCGAATGACTATAAGAAATACATCAAGGTAGATATCGAGGAGGTGTAA
- the yqeK gene encoding bis(5'-nucleosyl)-tetraphosphatase (symmetrical) YqeK, with translation MENQKIQECLKKKLSEKRYEHTIGVMYTSAALAMAHHGDVQKAMKAGLLHDCGKYGSAQEQVERCRKQGITLTESEEKIPALAHAKLGAYFAREKYEVADKEILDAILYHTTGRADMSLMEKILYVADYMEPGRKMIPGLEEIRYEAFHDLDKAVALATRGSITYLEKQGRLIDPASYETWKFYKSKADWGCRLDGSVLVR, from the coding sequence GTGGAAAATCAGAAAATACAGGAATGTCTGAAAAAGAAACTGAGTGAAAAACGCTACGAACATACGATTGGCGTGATGTATACCTCTGCGGCACTGGCTATGGCTCATCACGGAGATGTGCAAAAAGCAATGAAAGCCGGACTGCTTCACGACTGCGGGAAGTACGGAAGCGCACAGGAACAGGTGGAACGTTGCAGGAAACAAGGAATTACGCTGACGGAATCGGAAGAAAAAATCCCTGCACTGGCGCATGCAAAGCTAGGTGCGTATTTCGCCAGGGAAAAGTACGAAGTCGCAGACAAAGAGATTTTAGATGCCATTCTGTATCACACCACCGGAAGAGCAGATATGAGTCTGATGGAAAAGATTCTGTATGTGGCGGACTATATGGAACCGGGACGAAAGATGATTCCGGGTCTGGAAGAGATTCGTTATGAAGCGTTTCATGATCTGGACAAGGCAGTGGCTCTGGCCACAAGGGGATCCATTACCTATCTGGAAAAACAAGGACGGCTCATTGATCCTGCGTCCTATGAAACCTGGAAGTTTTATAAATCGAAAGCAGATTGGGGTTGTAGGCTGGACGGATCTGTTCTTGTTCGATGA
- a CDS encoding ribonuclease E/G — protein MKSWKKWLIRKKERKVQKVLQAERVPEMGNKLIITQNGAQLCSALFVEEELTELHLTEVDLKRNKAAVGDIYVGRVKKIQRNLDAAFIEIAPHTECYYSMKQYKTPFFTKKIGKKPLCEGEELLVQVSREASGVKAPSVTTGFNLAGKYAVLTYENTTLGVSGKIELEKKQELKEWLQKFRNSSYGLILRTNAGTADRTLVEEEIRQLIGIYKRIEKTATHRPCFSRIYQEEPEYIRQIRNQNLEKLEEIIVEEDWLYEEILQYLKTGNQDVSCLRKYRKETLSLHKLYNLDQEIQKATQEKVWLKNGGYLVIQHTEALHVIDVNSGKYIKGKDAQKTYRKINEEAAKEAARQIRLRNLSGIILIDFINFSDKEEQQDLLSLLERFVKKDPIPTNVIDITKLHLVELTRKKVQRPLYECIQFGVC, from the coding sequence ATGAAATCATGGAAGAAATGGCTGATCCGAAAGAAAGAACGGAAAGTGCAGAAAGTTCTGCAGGCTGAGAGGGTACCGGAAATGGGCAATAAACTGATTATCACACAGAATGGGGCGCAACTTTGCTCGGCTTTGTTTGTGGAAGAAGAACTGACGGAACTTCATCTGACGGAAGTGGATCTGAAACGTAACAAAGCGGCGGTCGGCGATATTTATGTAGGACGTGTGAAAAAGATTCAGAGGAATCTGGATGCTGCGTTTATCGAGATCGCACCTCATACGGAATGTTATTATTCTATGAAACAATATAAAACTCCTTTTTTTACCAAAAAAATCGGGAAGAAACCGTTGTGTGAGGGGGAGGAACTGCTGGTTCAGGTCAGCAGGGAAGCCTCCGGAGTAAAGGCGCCATCTGTAACTACGGGATTTAACCTGGCCGGAAAGTATGCGGTATTGACCTATGAAAATACAACCCTTGGCGTCTCCGGGAAAATAGAACTGGAGAAAAAACAGGAATTAAAAGAATGGCTGCAAAAGTTTCGGAATTCTTCCTATGGTCTGATTCTCAGAACAAACGCAGGAACTGCAGACAGAACCCTCGTGGAAGAGGAAATCCGGCAGTTGATCGGTATCTACAAAAGGATAGAAAAAACGGCGACTCACAGACCTTGCTTCAGCCGGATTTATCAGGAAGAACCGGAATATATCCGTCAAATCCGCAATCAGAATCTGGAAAAGCTGGAGGAAATTATCGTAGAAGAAGACTGGTTATACGAAGAAATCCTTCAATATCTGAAGACCGGAAATCAAGATGTTTCCTGTTTGAGAAAATACCGGAAAGAAACTCTGTCTTTGCATAAGTTGTATAACCTGGATCAGGAGATACAGAAAGCGACACAGGAGAAAGTCTGGCTGAAAAACGGCGGCTATCTGGTGATCCAACATACGGAAGCGTTGCATGTAATTGATGTGAATTCGGGAAAATATATCAAAGGAAAAGATGCGCAGAAAACCTATCGGAAAATAAACGAAGAAGCAGCGAAAGAAGCGGCAAGGCAAATACGGCTTCGGAATCTTTCAGGGATTATCCTGATCGATTTTATCAATTTTTCTGATAAGGAGGAGCAACAGGATTTGCTTTCTTTATTAGAAAGATTCGTAAAAAAGGATCCAATCCCGACCAATGTGATTGATATTACGAAGCTCCATCTGGTAGAATTGACCAGAAAAAAGGTGCAGCGACCATTGTATGAATGTATACAATTCGGCGTGTGCTAA
- the nadD gene encoding nicotinate-nucleotide adenylyltransferase — MKIGIMGGTFDPIHIGHLLLGEFAYEDFGLDEIWFLPNGNPPHKSLAEVTPGVMERVEMVRKAIQGVPYFKVSEYEAIENAHSYTYRTMQHFSETYPQHQFYFILGADSLFAIEQWKYFREIFPTCTILAAMRDDKDRKDMEDQIRYLEETYQAKIELLQAPLLEISSTTIRNRAGNGYTVRYMVPDTVAQYIREKGFYKRGKSENTGMSEKETE, encoded by the coding sequence ATGAAAATCGGAATCATGGGCGGAACATTTGATCCAATCCATATCGGACATCTCTTGCTTGGAGAATTTGCATATGAGGATTTCGGTCTGGATGAAATCTGGTTTCTTCCAAACGGGAATCCTCCCCATAAAAGTCTGGCGGAAGTGACTCCGGGCGTGATGGAGCGGGTGGAGATGGTACGAAAAGCGATTCAGGGAGTCCCTTATTTTAAAGTCTCGGAATATGAAGCGATTGAAAATGCTCATTCCTATACCTATCGTACCATGCAGCATTTCAGCGAAACCTATCCTCAGCATCAGTTCTATTTTATTCTGGGAGCGGATTCCCTGTTTGCAATTGAACAGTGGAAATATTTCCGGGAAATTTTTCCGACTTGTACGATCCTTGCAGCGATGCGAGATGACAAGGATCGGAAAGATATGGAAGATCAGATCCGTTATCTGGAAGAAACGTATCAGGCAAAGATTGAGCTGCTGCAGGCTCCACTTCTCGAAATTTCTTCCACAACCATTCGAAATCGAGCCGGAAACGGTTATACGGTCCGGTATATGGTGCCGGATACTGTGGCACAATACATTCGTGAGAAAGGATTTTACAAACGTGGAAAATCAGAAAATACAGGAATGTCTGAAAAAGAAACTGAGTGA
- the rsfS gene encoding ribosome silencing factor, protein MIEALEMAKIAYTALDDKKGEDIQVIDISKVSVLADYFIIANGNSDSQVQALVENVEEELHKAGCSVKQREGNTGWVLLDFGDVIIHIFDKENRLFYDLERIWRDGTKVDLSKL, encoded by the coding sequence ATGATAGAAGCATTGGAAATGGCAAAAATTGCCTACACTGCTCTGGATGATAAAAAGGGTGAAGATATTCAGGTAATCGACATTTCAAAAGTATCTGTTCTGGCAGATTATTTTATCATTGCAAACGGTAACAGTGACAGCCAGGTACAGGCACTGGTTGAAAACGTAGAAGAAGAACTTCACAAGGCCGGCTGTTCTGTTAAACAAAGAGAGGGAAATACCGGATGGGTGCTGCTGGATTTCGGAGACGTGATCATTCATATTTTCGACAAAGAGAATCGCCTGTTCTACGATCTGGAGAGAATCTGGAGAGACGGAACTAAGGTAGATCTGTCAAAATTATAA
- the rplU gene encoding 50S ribosomal protein L21: MYAIIATGGKQYKVSEGDVIKVEKLGVEAGESYTFDQVLAIGGEKMVVGTPNVEGATVTASVVENGKGKKVTVYKYKRKTGYHKKNGHRQQYTAVKIEKINA, translated from the coding sequence ATGTACGCGATTATAGCAACAGGTGGTAAACAGTACAAAGTATCCGAAGGCGATGTCATTAAAGTGGAAAAGCTGGGCGTTGAAGCCGGAGAGTCTTATACTTTCGATCAGGTGCTTGCAATCGGCGGTGAGAAGATGGTAGTAGGAACACCTAATGTAGAAGGTGCAACTGTAACAGCTTCTGTCGTTGAGAATGGTAAAGGAAAGAAAGTTACCGTTTACAAGTACAAGAGAAAGACCGGATATCATAAGAAAAACGGCCACAGACAGCAGTACACAGCTGTAAAGATCGAAAAGATCAACGCATAG
- the obgE gene encoding GTPase ObgE, with protein sequence MFADRAKIYIRSGKGGDGHCSFRRELYVANGGPDGGDGGRGGDLIFEVDKGLNTLVDFRHKRKFAAGDGKEGGKRRCHGKDGEDLVLKVPEGTVIKEAKSGKVIADMSGENRRQIVLKGGKGGLGNQHFATATMQVPKYAQPGQPFQELEVCLELKVIADVGLIGFPNVGKSTLLSRVTNADPKIANYHFTTLNPNLGVVDLGDGQGFVMADIPGLIEGASEGVGLGHEFLRHIERTKMMIHVVDAAGTEGRDPVDDIEKINAELSAYNPEIAKRPQVIAANKTDLIYAEDESPVDRLKAAYEPKGIRVFPISGVSGKGIKELLYYVNDQLKNLEEGPVVFEQEFFPEEELLYEDLPYTVTKEMTKDGEMYVVEGPKIEKMLGYTNLDSEKGFAFFQNFMKNTGILEELEQAGIQEGDTVKMYGLQFDYYK encoded by the coding sequence ATGTTTGCGGACAGAGCGAAAATATATATCCGTTCCGGAAAGGGCGGTGATGGACATTGCAGTTTCCGCCGGGAGCTTTATGTGGCAAATGGCGGACCGGACGGCGGAGACGGCGGAAGAGGCGGCGATCTGATCTTTGAAGTGGACAAGGGATTAAACACGCTGGTTGATTTCCGTCATAAGCGTAAGTTTGCGGCCGGCGACGGCAAGGAAGGCGGCAAACGCAGATGTCATGGAAAAGATGGAGAAGATCTGGTCTTAAAAGTACCGGAGGGAACCGTAATCAAGGAAGCAAAAAGCGGAAAAGTCATTGCGGATATGTCGGGTGAGAACCGTCGGCAGATTGTTTTGAAAGGCGGAAAAGGCGGTCTCGGAAACCAGCATTTTGCAACGGCTACCATGCAGGTTCCGAAATACGCTCAACCCGGACAGCCATTTCAGGAGCTGGAAGTTTGCCTGGAATTAAAGGTTATTGCAGATGTGGGATTGATCGGTTTTCCGAATGTCGGAAAATCTACACTGCTTTCCCGTGTAACCAATGCAGATCCGAAGATTGCAAATTACCATTTTACAACCCTTAACCCAAATCTGGGAGTGGTAGACTTAGGGGACGGACAGGGATTTGTCATGGCGGATATTCCGGGACTGATTGAAGGCGCTTCGGAAGGAGTCGGACTGGGACATGAATTTCTGCGCCATATCGAGCGGACAAAAATGATGATCCATGTGGTTGATGCAGCCGGAACAGAAGGACGGGATCCGGTGGATGATATCGAAAAGATCAATGCGGAGCTTTCTGCTTACAATCCAGAGATTGCAAAGAGACCGCAGGTTATCGCAGCGAATAAAACAGATCTGATCTATGCGGAAGATGAGTCACCGGTCGATCGTCTGAAAGCAGCTTACGAGCCAAAAGGGATCCGGGTATTCCCGATTTCAGGAGTTTCCGGAAAAGGCATCAAAGAACTGCTTTATTATGTAAATGATCAGTTGAAAAATCTGGAGGAAGGTCCGGTCGTCTTTGAACAGGAATTCTTCCCGGAGGAAGAACTGCTTTACGAAGATCTGCCGTATACTGTCACAAAAGAAATGACAAAAGACGGCGAAATGTATGTGGTAGAGGGTCCGAAGATCGAAAAAATGCTGGGTTATACCAATCTGGATTCCGAAAAAGGATTTGCTTTCTTCCAGAACTTTATGAAGAATACCGGAATTTTAGAAGAACTGGAACAGGCCGGAATCCAAGAGGGCGATACGGTCAAGATGTACGGATTGCAGTTTGATTATTATAAATAG
- a CDS encoding ABC transporter substrate-binding protein has product MKMIKRVGSIALAAAMVVSLAACGGSSDKKEASSSDTFKIGGIGPTTGDAAIYGTAVQNGIQLAVDEINEAGGINGKQIEYKFEDDQSDSEKSLNAYNNLKDWGMQMLVGTVTSTPCTAVVEETQADNMFQLTPSATAENSIQYENAFRMCFSDPNQGTASADYIADNGIATKIAVIYNSSDTYSTGIYQKFAEEAKNKGLDVVAAEAFTADQNKDFSVQIQKAKDAGAELVFLPIYYQEASLILAQANKAGFTPKYFGCDGMDGLLALEGFDTSLAEGVMFLTPFTADAEDEETQTFVSDFKDKFGETPIQFAADAYDCVYVIKAAAEKAEITPDMSTSEICDALKTAMTEITYDGLTGKQITWGADGEPTKLPTVVVVEGGKYKVLEEN; this is encoded by the coding sequence ATGAAAATGATCAAGAGAGTTGGAAGCATTGCTCTCGCTGCTGCAATGGTAGTTTCACTTGCAGCCTGCGGCGGAAGCAGTGACAAAAAAGAAGCATCTTCTTCCGATACATTTAAGATCGGTGGAATCGGACCTACAACAGGTGATGCAGCAATTTACGGTACAGCCGTACAGAACGGTATCCAGCTTGCAGTTGATGAGATCAACGAAGCAGGCGGAATCAACGGAAAGCAGATTGAGTACAAGTTTGAAGATGATCAGTCTGATTCCGAGAAATCACTGAATGCATACAACAACCTGAAAGACTGGGGTATGCAGATGCTGGTAGGTACTGTTACATCTACACCGTGTACAGCCGTTGTAGAAGAGACACAGGCCGACAATATGTTCCAGCTGACACCGTCTGCAACAGCAGAAAACAGTATTCAGTATGAGAATGCATTCCGTATGTGTTTCTCAGACCCGAACCAGGGAACTGCATCTGCTGATTACATCGCAGATAACGGAATCGCAACAAAGATCGCTGTTATCTACAACAGTTCTGATACATATTCAACCGGTATCTATCAGAAATTTGCTGAAGAAGCAAAGAACAAAGGTCTTGACGTGGTAGCTGCAGAAGCATTTACAGCAGACCAGAACAAAGACTTCTCCGTACAGATCCAGAAAGCAAAAGATGCAGGTGCTGAACTTGTATTCCTGCCAATCTATTATCAGGAAGCTTCTCTGATTCTTGCACAGGCAAATAAAGCAGGATTTACACCGAAATATTTCGGATGTGACGGTATGGACGGACTGCTTGCACTGGAAGGATTCGACACATCTCTGGCTGAGGGTGTTATGTTCCTGACTCCATTTACAGCAGATGCTGAAGATGAAGAAACTCAGACATTCGTAAGCGATTTCAAGGACAAATTTGGTGAGACTCCGATTCAGTTCGCTGCTGACGCTTATGACTGTGTATATGTAATCAAAGCTGCTGCTGAAAAAGCTGAGATCACACCGGATATGAGCACATCTGAAATCTGTGATGCATTAAAAACTGCTATGACAGAGATTACCTATGATGGTCTGACAGGAAAACAGATTACATGGGGAGCAGACGGAGAGCCGACCAAACTTCCGACTGTTGTAGTTGTAGAAGGTGGAAAATACAAAGTTCTGGAAGAGAACTAA
- a CDS encoding CBS domain-containing protein, with protein sequence MNILFFLNPKAETAYVYDYCTLRQVLETMEYHKYSCIPMLNREGEYVGTITEGDLLWGIKSRTSLNIKEAEKIFITDFPRRADYEAVDADCDMEDLIQKAMNQNFVPVVDDQKKFIGIITRKSIINYCYKRLKEYSERENEA encoded by the coding sequence ATGAATATTTTATTTTTTCTGAATCCAAAAGCTGAAACGGCGTATGTCTATGACTACTGCACGTTGCGACAGGTTCTGGAGACGATGGAGTACCATAAGTATTCGTGTATTCCAATGCTGAACAGAGAAGGCGAATATGTAGGAACTATCACGGAAGGCGATCTGCTCTGGGGCATCAAAAGCCGCACTTCTCTGAATATCAAAGAGGCTGAGAAAATTTTTATCACAGATTTTCCGAGAAGAGCAGATTATGAAGCGGTTGATGCAGACTGTGATATGGAAGATCTGATTCAGAAAGCGATGAATCAGAATTTTGTTCCGGTGGTAGATGACCAGAAGAAATTTATCGGAATTATTACCAGAAAAAGTATTATCAACTACTGTTATAAAAGACTGAAAGAATATTCGGAAAGAGAGAACGAGGCTTGA
- the ybaK gene encoding Cys-tRNA(Pro) deacylase: MSKKELKTNAMRILDRNKIPYEFSTYECEEFTDGIETADKLGLPHEKVYKTLVTTGKSGGHYVFVIPIEKELNLKKAAKAVGEKSVEMLHVKEITPLTGYVRGGCTAIGMKKQFPTVIEESAKELEYIYVSGGKIGMQLKLKPDDLKKAAKAEYGNVIFDEKVKG; the protein is encoded by the coding sequence ATGAGTAAGAAAGAATTAAAGACCAATGCCATGCGAATTTTAGACCGAAATAAAATTCCTTATGAATTCAGCACCTATGAGTGCGAAGAGTTTACAGACGGAATTGAAACAGCTGACAAACTGGGGCTGCCACATGAAAAGGTTTATAAAACTCTGGTTACAACCGGAAAAAGTGGGGGACATTATGTGTTCGTGATTCCGATTGAAAAGGAACTAAATCTGAAAAAAGCTGCAAAAGCGGTGGGAGAAAAATCGGTGGAAATGCTGCATGTCAAAGAGATCACCCCATTGACCGGTTATGTAAGAGGCGGCTGCACGGCAATCGGGATGAAAAAGCAGTTTCCGACGGTGATTGAGGAATCCGCAAAAGAGCTGGAATACATATATGTAAGCGGAGGGAAGATCGGAATGCAGTTAAAATTAAAGCCGGATGACCTGAAAAAAGCAGCGAAGGCTGAATATGGGAATGTGATTTTTGACGAAAAGGTGAAAGGTTGA
- the rpmA gene encoding 50S ribosomal protein L27, with translation MMKLDLQFFAHKKGMGSSKNGRDSESKRLGAKRADGQFVKAGNILYRQRGTKIHPGVNVGRGGDDTLFALVDGVVRYERKGRDKKQVSIYPVAE, from the coding sequence ATGATGAAGTTAGATCTTCAGTTTTTTGCTCATAAAAAAGGAATGGGTTCTTCCAAGAACGGACGTGATTCCGAGTCAAAGAGACTTGGCGCAAAGAGAGCTGACGGACAGTTTGTAAAAGCCGGAAATATCCTTTACAGACAGCGTGGAACAAAGATTCACCCAGGTGTGAATGTAGGACGCGGCGGAGATGATACTCTGTTTGCATTAGTTGACGGTGTTGTAAGATATGAAAGAAAAGGTAGAGACAAGAAACAGGTTTCTATTTATCCGGTAGCTGAGTAA
- a CDS encoding aspartate kinase yields MKKVVKFGGSSLASSDQFKKVGQIIRSDESRRFVVPSAPGKRFSSDTKVTDMLYNCYGAAIREKKFTEQLKEIQARYQEIIDGLNLDLSLEEDFQMIRHNFGKKIGREYAASRGEYLNGKIMAAYLGFDFVDAAEVIRFDAEGNFLAGETNDLLSARLSKLEHAVVPGFYGAKEDGTIVTFSRGGSDITGSLVALAVGADLYENWTDVSGFLITDPRIVNNPKAIESITYRELRELSYMGASVLHEDAIFPVRKAGIPINIRNTNAPEDKGTLIVESTCRQPKYTITGIAGTDGFVSVTVEKAMMNSEVGFCRKVLEVFEENDISIEHMPSGIDTMTIFVHQDGFEEKEQKVIAGIHKAVDPDHIEMESNLALIAVVGRGMRATRGTAGRIFSALAHANINVKMIDQGSSELNIIIGVRHEDFKNAIRALYDIFVVTQL; encoded by the coding sequence ATGAAAAAAGTAGTAAAATTCGGAGGAAGCTCCCTTGCCAGTTCTGATCAGTTCAAGAAAGTTGGACAGATCATTCGTTCCGATGAAAGCAGAAGATTTGTGGTGCCGTCTGCACCTGGAAAAAGATTCTCTTCTGATACAAAAGTTACGGACATGCTTTACAACTGCTATGGAGCAGCGATTCGTGAAAAAAAATTTACAGAGCAGTTAAAAGAAATTCAGGCAAGATATCAGGAAATCATCGATGGACTGAACCTGGATCTTTCATTAGAAGAAGATTTTCAGATGATCCGTCATAATTTTGGAAAAAAGATTGGCAGAGAGTATGCTGCCTCCAGAGGAGAATATTTAAACGGAAAGATCATGGCTGCCTATCTTGGTTTTGATTTTGTAGATGCGGCTGAAGTCATCCGTTTCGATGCTGAGGGCAACTTCCTTGCAGGTGAGACGAATGATCTGTTATCTGCAAGACTTTCCAAATTGGAACATGCGGTTGTTCCAGGATTTTACGGAGCCAAAGAAGATGGAACGATCGTAACATTTTCCCGTGGCGGTTCTGACATTACAGGTTCTCTGGTGGCTCTTGCGGTTGGGGCAGACCTTTATGAGAACTGGACGGATGTGTCCGGATTCCTGATTACAGATCCGAGAATCGTAAACAATCCAAAAGCAATCGAATCCATTACCTATCGTGAGCTTCGGGAACTGTCTTATATGGGAGCATCTGTTCTTCACGAAGATGCTATTTTCCCGGTAAGAAAAGCCGGAATTCCGATCAATATCCGAAATACAAACGCTCCGGAAGATAAGGGAACTCTGATCGTAGAGAGTACATGCAGACAGCCGAAATACACGATAACCGGAATCGCCGGAACCGATGGATTTGTATCCGTAACCGTAGAAAAAGCCATGATGAACTCGGAAGTCGGTTTCTGTCGGAAGGTTCTGGAAGTATTTGAAGAAAATGATATCTCGATTGAACATATGCCGTCCGGAATTGATACGATGACGATTTTTGTGCATCAGGATGGATTCGAAGAAAAAGAGCAGAAAGTTATTGCAGGAATTCACAAAGCGGTAGATCCAGATCACATTGAGATGGAATCCAATCTGGCACTGATTGCAGTCGTTGGACGCGGTATGCGGGCAACCAGGGGTACTGCCGGAAGAATCTTCTCTGCTCTGGCACATGCCAATATCAACGTGAAGATGATCGACCAGGGATCCAGTGAGTTGAATATCATCATTGGTGTCCGTCATGAAGACTTTAAAAATGCGATCCGCGCATTATATGATATTTTCGTTGTTACACAACTTTAA